Proteins from a genomic interval of Caulobacter rhizosphaerae:
- the guaB gene encoding IMP dehydrogenase, whose product MEIREGLTFDDVLLEPGPSDVMPTQVTTETKFTREISLNIPLVSAAMDTVTESRLAIAMAQAGGMGILHRNLTVDEQADHVREVKRYESGMVINPLTINPETTLAEIREIKARRKISGFPVVEAKSGKLVGILTNRDMRFEGDDKVPASALMTRDNLITVSEGIDHREARELLRKHKIERLIVVDDAYRAVGLITVKDIEKAQAHPLAAKDDKGRLLVGAASTVGDAGFERSMGLVDAGVDVVVIDTAHGHSSQVAQAVSRLKREANRVQIVAGNIATYDAARALIDAGADAVKVGIGPGSICTTRIVAGVGVPQLTAIAEAVRAARESGTPVIADGGIKYSGDLAKAIAAGASTAMMGSMFAGTEEAPGEVFLYQGRSYKSYRGMGSVGAMARGSADRYFQKDITDSFKLVPEGIEGQTPFKGPIAPVLHQLVGGLRAAMGYVGAPDIAEFQKRARFVRITGAGLRESHVHDVMITREAPNYPSAV is encoded by the coding sequence ATGGAGATTCGCGAAGGGCTCACCTTCGACGACGTTTTGCTCGAACCCGGTCCGTCAGACGTCATGCCCACCCAGGTGACGACCGAGACCAAGTTCACGCGTGAAATCAGTCTGAACATCCCGCTCGTGTCCGCGGCCATGGACACGGTGACCGAAAGCCGCCTCGCCATCGCCATGGCTCAGGCCGGCGGCATGGGCATCCTGCACCGCAACCTGACGGTGGACGAGCAGGCCGACCACGTGCGCGAAGTGAAGCGCTACGAAAGCGGCATGGTCATCAATCCGCTGACCATCAATCCCGAAACTACCCTGGCGGAGATCCGCGAGATCAAGGCCCGGCGCAAGATCTCGGGCTTCCCTGTGGTCGAGGCCAAGAGCGGCAAGCTGGTCGGCATCCTGACCAATCGCGACATGCGCTTCGAGGGCGACGACAAGGTGCCGGCCTCGGCGCTGATGACCCGCGACAACCTGATCACGGTGTCGGAAGGCATCGATCACCGCGAGGCGCGCGAGCTGCTGCGCAAGCACAAGATCGAGCGCCTGATCGTGGTCGACGACGCCTATCGCGCCGTCGGCCTGATCACCGTCAAGGACATCGAAAAGGCCCAGGCCCACCCCCTGGCCGCCAAGGACGACAAGGGCCGGCTGCTGGTCGGCGCGGCTTCGACGGTCGGCGACGCCGGCTTCGAGCGCTCGATGGGCCTGGTCGACGCCGGCGTCGACGTCGTCGTCATCGACACCGCCCACGGCCACTCCAGCCAGGTCGCCCAGGCGGTCAGCCGCCTGAAGCGCGAAGCCAACCGCGTGCAGATCGTGGCCGGCAACATCGCCACCTACGACGCCGCCCGCGCCCTGATCGACGCCGGCGCCGACGCGGTGAAGGTCGGCATCGGCCCGGGCAGCATCTGCACCACCCGCATCGTCGCGGGCGTGGGCGTGCCCCAGCTGACCGCCATCGCCGAAGCCGTCCGCGCGGCCCGCGAGAGCGGTACCCCGGTCATCGCCGACGGCGGCATCAAATATTCCGGCGACCTGGCCAAGGCCATCGCCGCCGGGGCCTCGACCGCCATGATGGGCTCGATGTTCGCCGGCACCGAAGAGGCGCCTGGCGAGGTGTTCCTGTACCAGGGTCGCTCGTACAAGAGCTATCGCGGCATGGGCTCGGTGGGCGCCATGGCCCGCGGCTCGGCCGACCGCTATTTCCAGAAGGACATCACCGACAGCTTCAAGCTGGTGCCTGAAGGCATTGAAGGGCAAACGCCTTTCAAGGGGCCGATCGCGCCGGTGCTGCACCAACTGGTCGGCGGCCTTCGGGCGGCCATGGGCTATGTCGGCGCGCCGGACATCGCCGAGTTCCAGAAGCGGGCGCGCTTCGTGCGGATCACCGGCGCCGGCCTGCGGGAGAGCCACGTCCA